GGCAGCCTGGCAACGGTTTGCCAAACGGTCAATCCAATGCGGCAGCCCTGGGCGGCCCGCAACCGGGAAAAACAGGCAACACGGCCACCGGCACAGCCGCTCGCGGCCAGCGCGGCGCAGCGGCGCCTGGCTCCGCAACCGGCAACACGGGCCCCGGCTCGTCGGACTTGACCGACGCAAAGGCCGGCTCCAACACGTCGTCGGGCGGACCCAACGTCGCGGCCAGCCCCAACGGGATTGCCGGAGCCACCGTGGTCGAAAACGGCGCGTCGAGCGGCCGCGGTACGGCGGCGACCAACCGCTTGGCCGGCACCGCCGGAGAGGCGACCTCCGGCTCGCTGACCGGTGCGGACGCCGGTGGCCCGTCGGGAACGTCGAGTGGCGGCGGCGCCGGGAATGCGGGCAGCCCCAGCCGGGCCGGGTCTGCGAACCGCCTGGCCAGTGGCGCCCCCGGCTCTTCGCAAAATGCGTCGTTGGCCAATGTGAATAAGTTGATGTCGCAGAATTCGTCGAGCGGTTCGTCGTCGAGCAGCTCGTCGGCGGGTCAACAATCGCCGTTTGGAGGCAGCGCCGGTTCGTCCGCCTCGTCTCCGCAGATGATGGGCGGCATGCCGTCGCCCAGCCTCAATATGGGTCAGCAGCAAGCGGAAGACCAAAAGCAACAGCGCCGTCACCGCCAGCGCGAAAAGAACTGGGCCAATCCCGACGCCAGCACCACGAACGTGCCGATCGAGCGGCCGATTCGCGTGGTCTGCGACGCCGAGCACCTGACGTTGCTGCCCGAAGGACGCGGCAAGCAAGGCATGCGCGTGATTCCCTTCAAGCCGCGGACGGCCGAATCGGTCGACGACCTGGTCGGCGCCGTCTGGGACCGCATCGACTCCTGGGGCACGGCGGGGCGCAACATGTATTGGCGGCCCACCTTACTGATGGAGGTCGAGCCCGGCGGGCAGCGCCGCTACGCCGAGCTGCAATCGTTGTTGGCCGACAGCGGCTTTGACGTACACGGCAAACCACGCCGCAGAATCGTGGGCGACCGCCGCTTGGGGCGCGCTGGAAAATAGTGGTTAGCGGCTAGTGGTTAGTGGTAAGTGGTTAGTAGTTAGCGATGAGGGATGGGGGACGAGGATTCGCAATCGCCCTGACCCCTGAACCCTGAACCCTGAACCCTGAACCCTGAACCCTGAACCCTGAACCCTGAACCCTGAACCCTGAACCCTGAACCCTGACCGATGCCCCGCAAACCCCGACAAGACGCCGAAGCCGTTGGCAGCGACTCCTTTCTGGACGTCGTGACGAACATCGTCGGCATTCTGATCATTCTGGTGATGGTCGTCGGCATCCGCATCAAGAACACGCCTCCTTCCGAGATCGACAACGATGCGGAAGTGAAACAACATATCGCGCAGCTTGGCGGAGAGTCCGAAGCGTTGGAGCGAGACACGGTTTCCCTGGAGCAGCAAGTGCAATCGGTGACGTTCTCCACCCAGGCCAAATACCAGGAACGCTCCACGTTGGCCTTCCTGGTGGCCGAGCACCAACGCCAGCTCGACGAGGCCAAGAAGACCCTGGGCAGCGAGCATCAGGCGTCGTTCGAGATGCGTCGGGCGTTGGCGGCCGCCGAAAACGATCTCAAAAAGTTGGGCGAGGCGAAGGCCGAAGTGGCCAAGCCGAAAAAGCGGGCGCCGATTCAAATCAAAAGCTATCCCACGCCCATCAGCCACACCGTATTTGGCGCCGAAGCCCATTTTCAGCTCAAGCACGGCCGCCTGGCCTGGGCGCCGCTCAACGAGATGGCCGAAATGTGCAATCAGGAGGCGCGGTCGAACCTGGAGCGGCTCCAGAACGTCGCCGAAATTTCCGACGTGGTGGGGCCGCGGCAAGGCTTTCAGGCACGTTGGGTCGTGGAGCGGCTCGACGAGGCCGAGCACGATGGTCGGACCCCGGTCAGCTTTTCCTTCGAGATGTTTCCCGTCTCGGAAGAGTTGGGGGAGAAGGTCGACGAGGCATTGCAGCCGACGTCACGCTTTCGCATGAAGCTTTCCGACTATCCGCCGCGGCAGAGCACCGTGACGCTTTGGACCTACGGCGACAGCTTTGTTGATTACGCGCGCGTCAAGGAGTTGCTTTACAGCCTCGGTTATAACGTGGCTGCCCGACCGCTGCCCGACGACATCAACATCGGCGGCTCGAACCACGGCTCGCATTCGGCGGCACAGTGATCGAGCTCGGCCCCTATTCCGGATTATTCAACGGCCCACACAAACCCGAAGCGCAAGCGAGGACGGGCAATCGACTTACCTCGCTTGCGCTTCGGGTTAGTGTCCGCGCAGTCTGCGCGCGAATTCGCGTGCCGATGAATAATCCGTGCTATTCCGCTTCCGCCGCACGATGCCCGGCACGGTACTTTAATACCCGCACGCTTTCGATGGTGATCATGCCCTCCTCGACAACTTCATCGAGGAACGGCAGCAAACTCTCGATCTTCTCGGCGGTGTCGACGATCTCGACGACGATCGGCAGGTCGGTTGACAGTTCCAAGAGACGGCTCGTGTGGACCCGGCTGGCCGCGCCGAAGCCCATCGTGCCGTGCAACACCGTTGCCCCGGCCAGCCCCAGCTCGCGGGCCTTGAGCACGATCGCTCGAAAAAGCGGCTCACCCTGCCAGGTATCGGATTCACCGATAAACACGCGCAACAATTGCCCGTCTTCGCTCAGTTTCATGATGGGGAAATCCTCCGCGGTGGGAACAGTGGAGAGATCGGCAACCGTGCCAGGAAGCTGCAGATGCCGCCGGGCGCGGGCGGTACCGGCCGTGCTTTCGCGATACACAAGAACGTGCGCCCGCTCAAGCGTGACGATGCCCTCCGGGATAATTTCGCCGAGCGTTGATAAAAAGGGACCGATGAGTGCCGCACCATCGACAATCTCGACGATCACCGGCACCCGCTCGACGAGCGACCAAGCACTTGGGCAGAGCAGTTCGCCGCTGAGATCGAGGCCACACGTGCCGCGCAAAAGCGTCGCCCCCGCCAGGCCGGCCTTCTTCGCCCGTTCGACGACTGCCTCGGCGGCGGTTTGCCAGCCGTGCCTATCGGTGCTCCGCAGCCAGACGCGCAGCAGAATTTGTTCGCCTTCGAGCTTCATGTCAAATCCGCGCCAGGATGACGCCCCATCGCACCGCGAGCAGGCCGAGCACGACGCTGAGGAGCAGGTATAGAGTTCCCGTCGACGTTTCTCCGTCGCGGAGCAATCCGTGTGCTTCCCATTCAAACGTTGAAAACGTCGTATAGGCGCCCGTGAAACCGACCGCAATCATCAACCGCAAGTCGTCGGGGCGCAGCCAGGGATGCTGGCTGAGGACCATGCGGTCGGCGATCAGCGTCAGGAACCAGCCAAGGAAGAGACTTCCGCTGAGGTTGATGATGAAGGTGCCATACGGCAGGGCCGTGCCGAGAAGCCTCGCGGCCCCCGTGCCGACGCCCCACCGCAGCAGGCCGCCGCACGCCGAACCGAGGGCCACCAAACCGATCTGAAACAGTAACCGCATCGTCAAGCTCCCGCACTTCCGGTCCGTTTCCTGTCAATGTACACGAGCTTTGCCGCCTCGGCCAAAGGAGCCGAAGGGTGGTAGTGTCTTAAAGTTGAGTTGGTCGTGGAGATGCAGCCATCGCCGTAGGGTGGGACAAGCGAGCTTGCGAGCGCCGGCCCACCACGAGCGGAGGCTTCAGGCATCAGGCGCCTGATAGCTGACGCCTGACGCCTTTTACATGGTGGGCCGGCGCTCGCTAAAGCGAGCTTGTCCCACCCTACACTCGCCGTCGGATCAAAACCGCCACGTCCATTGCGAGTAGTAAAAGTCGGCGTTGCCGCTGACGCCGGCGGGGTCCGTGTTTTTGACGAAGCTGCCGGCGAAGAAATGCGAGTAACCGAAGAGCACATCGGCCCGCGGATTGACGACGATTTGAAACAGTAAGTCCAATTCCTGCCCGACGTAGGTGCCGGCGGTGCCGTTCGGCGAAATGCGAATGGGCGTGCCCGTGGCGTTGTATAGGGCGTCGCGTGCCTGGGCCAGGTGAAAGATGTGATACCAAAGTAGGAAGTTCGTTTTTTCGGACGGCGAGAGCGCCGCCTGCAGGTTCAGGTCGCGAATGTTCTGACGCCCGACGAGATCCATAAATCCGAAATAGCGGTGCCCCCAAGGGAACAACTGGTTGAACGTGCCATGGCGACTGTTGCCGGGGTTGGCGTCGCCCGAGGCCCAGTCGTAATAGAGCCACAGCCGCGGCTTCGTTCGCGCTTGGGCATATTCATAACCGACGCCCGAAACCGTCATGCCGGCCGATTGCAGTTGGGTGCCGTAACGGCCGAATTGATAGGCGCCCTGGAATTCCCAGAGCAGATTGTCGCGGCGGCCCTGCCAGCGCGAGCCGATGGTTTGAAAGTCCGCGTTGACCGGCAACGCCGCGGAGATCGGCGCGTCGTAGACGTTCAGGCCCAGGTAATAAAAGTCAAAGGTCTGCTTGATGCGCGTGCCGCGTCGGGGAGTCTCCGCCTCCTCCGCAACCTCTTCGGGTTCGGGGGACGGATTGTAGGTGCTCCACACGCCGTAGAAGTCTTCGGTGAGGTCGATCCGGCCGGAAGCGACTTGGTTTGTCGGCAACGTGCCGAAGGCGACCGGGCGGAGCCAAAAGCCGTCGATGTTCCACTTGTTTCCGCGCCAAAAGAGCTTGGCCCCGTCGAAGGTGCGCAGCACGTTGTTCCATTCGGCCGGCGAAATGAGCCGTTCGTTTCCGTAGGCCAGTTCCTGCCGGCCGACGCGCCCCCAGAGCTCGCCGCGCTCGGCGTCAAGCAGCCGCAGGTCGGCGAACAGGTTTAGCGCCTCGATGCCGTTGTCTTCGCTGGCCAGCGGCGTGTGCCTTTGAAAGGACGTGGCCGAGTCGAGCGCCTCTCCATAGAGCCGCACGGCTTCGTCCAGCTTCAGGTTGCCGTACAGCCGCGTGCGCTGGAGCAAGAAGTCGTCGCTCCGGCCGGAGAGATTGCGGCCGCGCAGGTTGAACTCGTGATGATCTCGCAAGCGGTATTCGCCGCCCAGGTCGAGCATGCCGCGGCCTCGACGGCCGACACGCCACTGCTTGAAAACGTCGCCCAGGTAAAACTCGCGGTTCGCCGGGGCATTCAGGTACGTGAAGTCGTTGTCGTAATAAAGACGTTTATAAGCTTCCATCGCCGGCCGCGTTTCTTCCGGCGTGAGACGTTCCGGCGTCTCCGCCTCCTCCTGGATCTCTTCGGGCTCGCCCGGCACCGCGGAGGGGCTTTCCCTCGGCGCGGGCTGCTGCGCCCGCGCGGGACGGCAGAACGGGGCGACGTCGGCCGCCAAGGCGACGATGGTGGCGGCAATGACAAGCTGTCGCATAATAAACCCCGCCGTGTGCGGGGTTTAGCGCAAACCCCTACCACAGCGAAAAACCGCGGTAGGAGTCATCAGCCCGATCACGGGGCGGTTTCGTGGGGGACTCCATCCCCGTAGCTGGTTGCTCTCTTTGCCATCATCGGCTCGCTCGGCACAACCGCTACAGTCTTTCACAAAGCGTCGGCATGCGCCGCCGGCCTGAACCTCTTGTCTACGATCCTGGTCCGGCGAAAGCGGCTCACCATTTGCGGCTCGCGAAGTGGGAGCGACGGATGTCCTTCGAAAAGCGACACAAAGAGGTTCTGGTCAGCAGCTTCGCGAGTTTGCACGATTGTCCTTCTCCGCTCAGCCGCGCCAGCCGCGTAGCGGCATGGCCGGCGTCGAGCAGCAGGTCGGTCGCCAGGGCGTTGATCCGCTCGGCCAACCCCGCCGCGTGGGCGCGGCGGCCATCGCGGCCACTGCGCCGGCGAGCTTGCGCAAGCGGCGCGCGGCGACGAACGACAACCGGCGACGCGCCGCCGGCTCGTCCGCCGACCCGGCGTTCGTACCGGCGACGGCGGGCGCGCCCGCCGCGGCGGACGGCCCCGTAAACACCACGCCGCGGAGGGCGCGCAAGAGCGCCGTCTGCGACCGATGCGACACGCGCGTCGCATCGATGGCGCTGGCCGGCAAGTGCCGCGCGACGCGCATATAGCGCTGCGCCGTGCGGACCGAGCCCTCGAAATTGGTCCGCAACCAGCGGAGCCAGCCCCCTTGTTCGCACAGATCGCGCGCCTGGGCGAGCGCGTGCCCGGCCGCCACGAGGTGCGCCATCGCGGCGCCGGCCGCCGCCACCGCCCAGCGGTGGCTGCGGTTGGCGGATTTCGCCAGCAGCGCCAGCGTGTTTCGCCGTTCGTCGGCCATCTGCGTCCAGGCGCAGGGCCTCGCGGACGAACGGCCCCGAGGCCCGCCACACGGGAC
This window of the Pirellulales bacterium genome carries:
- a CDS encoding DUF190 domain-containing protein, with translation MKLEGEQILLRVWLRSTDRHGWQTAAEAVVERAKKAGLAGATLLRGTCGLDLSGELLCPSAWSLVERVPVIVEIVDGAALIGPFLSTLGEIIPEGIVTLERAHVLVYRESTAGTARARRHLQLPGTVADLSTVPTAEDFPIMKLSEDGQLLRVFIGESDTWQGEPLFRAIVLKARELGLAGATVLHGTMGFGAASRVHTSRLLELSTDLPIVVEIVDTAEKIESLLPFLDEVVEEGMITIESVRVLKYRAGHRAAEAE
- the crcB gene encoding fluoride efflux transporter CrcB, which encodes MRLLFQIGLVALGSACGGLLRWGVGTGAARLLGTALPYGTFIINLSGSLFLGWFLTLIADRMVLSQHPWLRPDDLRLMIAVGFTGAYTTFSTFEWEAHGLLRDGETSTGTLYLLLSVVLGLLAVRWGVILARI
- a CDS encoding alginate export family protein, which gives rise to MRQLVIAATIVALAADVAPFCRPARAQQPAPRESPSAVPGEPEEIQEEAETPERLTPEETRPAMEAYKRLYYDNDFTYLNAPANREFYLGDVFKQWRVGRRGRGMLDLGGEYRLRDHHEFNLRGRNLSGRSDDFLLQRTRLYGNLKLDEAVRLYGEALDSATSFQRHTPLASEDNGIEALNLFADLRLLDAERGELWGRVGRQELAYGNERLISPAEWNNVLRTFDGAKLFWRGNKWNIDGFWLRPVAFGTLPTNQVASGRIDLTEDFYGVWSTYNPSPEPEEVAEEAETPRRGTRIKQTFDFYYLGLNVYDAPISAALPVNADFQTIGSRWQGRRDNLLWEFQGAYQFGRYGTQLQSAGMTVSGVGYEYAQARTKPRLWLYYDWASGDANPGNSRHGTFNQLFPWGHRYFGFMDLVGRQNIRDLNLQAALSPSEKTNFLLWYHIFHLAQARDALYNATGTPIRISPNGTAGTYVGQELDLLFQIVVNPRADVLFGYSHFFAGSFVKNTDPAGVSGNADFYYSQWTWRF
- a CDS encoding DUF3102 domain-containing protein, which translates into the protein MADERRNTLALLAKSANRSHRWAVAAAGAAMAHLVAAGHALAQARDLCEQGGWLRWLRTNFEGSVRTAQRYMRVARHLPASAIDATRVSHRSQTALLRALRGVVFTGPSAAAGAPAVAGTNAGSADEPAARRRLSFVAARRLRKLAGAVAAMAAAPTRRGWPSGSTPWRPTCCSTPAMPLRGWRG